CGCCGACCCGATCGCGGTTCGCGAGGTGCTCGGTGCGGACCCGGTGCTGAGCGCCTCCATCGCCCGTTCGCCGGGCGTGCGGGTGCCGGGCAGCGTCGACGGTCTGGAGATCCTGATCCGCGCGGTGATCGGCCAGCAGATCTCCGTCGCGGCGGCGCGCAAGACCACGGAACGCCTGGCCACCGAGCTGGGCGAGCCGCTGCCGCACCCGCACGGTTCGGTGACCACGCTGTTCCCCACCGCCGAGGTGCTCGCCGAGCGGGTGATGGAGGCCCTGCCCGGTCCGCGGCGGCGGGCGGAGACCGTTCGCGATGTATCGGCCGCCGTCGCCGAAGGCCGGTTGGCCCTGCACCCGGGCCGGGACGAGGCGGAACTGCGGCAGGAGCTGGAGCAGATCCGCGGGATCGGCCCGTGGACGTCGAGCTACGTCACCATGCGCGTGCTCGGCAGCCCGGACGTGCTGCTCATCGGGGATCTCGTGCTGCGACGCGGCGCCGGGGCCCTCGGACTGTCCGAAGATCCGCAGGTGATCCAGGAGCACGCCCGGCGGTGGAGCCCGTGGAGCTCCTACGCCGGGATGCTGCTGTGGCAGGCCGCAGTCGCGCCGCCGCAGCTGCAGGCCTCGTGAATCGCCCCGCCAGAACAACTTGGAGTCGTCATGCTCAAAACGTCCACTGTGGATACTGCGGCCGGGCCGTTCACGGCCGTGGTCGACACCGATGGTGCCGTGCTCGCGTCCGGTTGGACCGCGCAGCCGACGGACCTGCTTCCGCTGATCTCCCCGGACCTGTTCACCAGCACGCCCGCCGCGGTGCGGGATCTCGGCCCGGTGACGCGGGCGATCCGCGCCTACCACGACGGTGACGTGCACGCCGTGGAGGAGATCGAGGTGCGGCAGAGCTCCGGGCCGTTCCGGGAGCACGCGTGGGAGGTCCTGCGCAAGGTCCCGGCCGGGGAGCCGGTGAGCTACGCCGAGTACGCGGCGCTGGCCGGTCGTCCGCAGGCCGTCCGCGCCGCCGCCTCCGCCTGCGCCCGCAACGCCGCGGCGCTCTTCGTGCCGTGCCACCGAGTCCTCCGCAGCGACGGCTCGCTCGGCGGTTTCCGCTGGGGCGCACCGGTGAAGCGCTGGCTCCTCGACCACGAAGCCGCCCGCGCGGCGTGAACCGCTCGTGAGCGCTTTGGGGCGTCATAGCGCCCTGAAGCGCTCACGAGCTCAGGTCTGGAGTTCGAGGGTGGAGCCGTCGCGGGACTTGCGGACCCGGAGGCGGACACCGATGCGCTGGCGCATCTCCTCGACGTGCGAGACCAGGCCGACCACGCGGCCACCGGCGCGCAGCTCGTCGAGGGTGTCCATCACCAGGTCGAGGGTGTCGGCGTCCAGGGTGCCGAAGCCCTCGTCGATGAACAGCGTGTCCAGCAGCGCACCGCCGGTCTCCGCGGCC
This portion of the Saccharopolyspora antimicrobica genome encodes:
- a CDS encoding methylated-DNA--[protein]-cysteine S-methyltransferase is translated as MLKTSTVDTAAGPFTAVVDTDGAVLASGWTAQPTDLLPLISPDLFTSTPAAVRDLGPVTRAIRAYHDGDVHAVEEIEVRQSSGPFREHAWEVLRKVPAGEPVSYAEYAALAGRPQAVRAAASACARNAAALFVPCHRVLRSDGSLGGFRWGAPVKRWLLDHEAARAA